aagggttggagaacaaaggaatctggtgaccacctggcccgggaaagggacaaagcccagaggaggaggggctggagggggttttcagtttggggctggctgggacatggagtgaagtgcagacgtggttgtctggctcactgccccccaaaatggacccagctgaggggtcccgttctctgcacctgcaagctctgttttagaccatgttcctgtagtctaataaaccttctgttttactggctggctgagagtcacgtctgactgcgaagttggggtgcaggaccctctggcttccccaagaccccgcctgggcggactcgctgggggaagcgcacggaggggcagaggatgctgaatgctccgaggtcagacccaggaaggtggaagctgtgtgagctgcgtgtcctgaagacaggctgctcccagaaaggcgactgccccagagtcctgactggcttcatggggagcagttccagagcatcgcccagggactccgtgacatcgGGTCATGCTGGTGCCTGGCATAAGGTCCCTGTGGATGCAGCATGACCCCCAGCGAGTGGGGGGCTGATGTTCCCCTGGCCCAGAGACACACAGTCTCCCCAGGGCTCTAATGGAGCTCCCAAGGCTGGACCACCAGACAGGTCAGTGCGTGGGGGTCCCTGGGGGAGACCCGACCTCCCCAGCCACCTGCATGGATATTACAGATCCCCCAAGGCACTTTCCATAGGAGCAGGGGTTTGCCCCCACTGTCCTTGGCCAACGTTTCCACCGAGTGTCTGGCCGATGCACTCtcccccagagatggctgcatttccacGGGGCTGCGTGTGCTGTGCGTGGTCTGTGAGGCCCTTCGGGATGCAAGGCGCGCTAGCAACGGCAGGAGGGCTGCAACCCTGAGCTACTTCTGCTGCTCCAAGGGAGTCGGATTTTCCACTGCGGTCACTCCAAAAGGCCAGAGCCCAGCGCAGGCCCTGTTGTGCGGGACAACCACATCGGACCGCCAGCCCCTGCCCGGACGAGCTGACAGGCTAAAGGGCAGGACCCCAcaaggaggggctgaggggctgcagcagtgggtcacagtgttgccagctctcacaatTTTGTCACAAGTCTCGTGATATTTGGGGGTTTGGTGTAAaatcccagctgctggagtcctggGAGTAGGGGAGAATTTCAGCTTGGTTATTTTTTGTAAAGCACGTCTCACCCTGctgattgcaaagaaaagcttaaaaCCACAAACCCAAAAGACTCAGAAACCAaataagcccccccccccccccccatttttgtaaatctcatgattctttagccaatctcatgatttttagggtGTGTAATTCATGATGTTTTAACATGTGGGGCTGGTTATAGCGCATATGAAGAGGTGACGTCTCAAGAGGGACCTGATGGAGAAGGTTGGCAGACTTGCTTGGGAAGCGTTGATAAAATACAATATTCTCCAACACACTGTGTAATtagcttgtggaactcactgccacaggacgTCACTGAGCCCAAGAACTAAGTAAAACTCACAAAGGGGTTGGCCATTTCTGTGGCTCACAGAATCTCCAGAGCTGGACTAGTTCATGCTGACAATGGGCAGGGATGTCAGACCTCATACCGCAGGGCCTGAGCCGATCTCTGACAATCACAGGGCAGATTTTGTCCCACAGCTGCTCCTGCGGGCTCTGCTCCTCACTCTGCCCTGGCTGGCGCTGGTCACCGGGGCAGACAGGAGCTTGGGCTAAGTGGACGTGGGATCTGATCCAGTGTAGCAATCCCTGTGTTCCTCAATAATAATCCCCTTTGTTCCTGTCCCCTACCCCACCTGTGTCCCTGTGGGGCTGCCCCCCCACTCGCTCCAGGAAACAGATTTTGGTTCCATTTTCCTCCCCGTTAGATAACAAGAGGGATCCCGGAGCCGCGGCTTTGGGGTTGATAAGATGGCCGAAGTTCCTCTAGTGGGTCCAGCACTTTTCTTGGCGGGGaagctaagatgccaccctttgcccctgtTCTTGGGGCATTGATGGCCccgctagtggcccaggaaggtggtaaaggagggaagcaggggaggggtctgggtttgcttgagccccagctcCTCTCAGCCCCTGCGAGTTCTCACCCTCATCCCCCTTGGCTGGGGAACCTGGAGTCCTTAGACGCTGGGGAAgagcatctccctcccctcctgggcAGGGTCCCcccttacttcagttctctgaTTTTCCAGGTCTCAGAGCACCCCTCTAAGCTCCAGTCTaacctccttcctcctctctctctgtctgcccgaagcaggggggtttatgaggttcctaacagggccttaattgaccgCAGGTGCTCCagttaacctgcagccaccttccctcgtctacagggaaccacgcctCAATTAGCCTTGAGCTGATATATTTCCCCTCtcgcactctcccactgctccctgcccccccccccccccccgtgtatcCCAGGGCCCCCAATGACCCAGCGCTGCACAGGACCCCGAGCCTGGCTGCAGAGATACAAGCCTGTCCTCCCAGCGCCGGGCTGCGACTAGACTGTTCTACCGACACTGCGCCCCTCTGCACCCCGGATCTCTCCCTGCCGCGACCCCCTCGGCCCGCGCTCCCTGCCACCAGCAAGCTCACCCTGGGCCGGCCCCTCACAGCTGGGGCCTGAAGCGTCTTTAGGGGGCAACCCCATCCCCATCCCgggaagccccactgcatggagACCTGGGGTAAGGGCCTGAGCAGCCCCAGATATGGGGCGTACAAAGGTGACCCAGGGCTGGGGGAACAGAGCTGGGCCCCGTCTATCGCAGCCCGGGGGTTGGCAGGTGTCGGGAGTGGGGTGATAAGAGGCTGGTTTGTAAAAGGCCCCCGGGGAGTTGTGGGGAGTAAGGAGTGGGCCATGGGAGGAGCTGGGGTACAAATCTCTAAggtgggtgtaaatcaggatagCTCTTCATGGCTCCGCGCTGATCTACCCcctccgggctccagccccgTGCATCCGCCCAAGGAGTCTCGCAGGCCGCCTGCGCTCGGAGAGGTTTATTGGGTATAAAAGAGGGGCCGGCCCAGAACTCATTCGTCGTAGAACTTGGGGATCTCGTCCCCCAGGAACACCTGCTCCACGGCGCCCGACTTGGTGATAGTGACGAGATAAATAACACCCCCGCTGGAGCCGTCCCGGCTCATCGCCAGGGCAATGGCTGGGGGAGAGAAACGAGGGGTTAGTGAATCGGTGCCAGCAGTGGGGAGAGGCCCCGTGTCCcgttccctgccccctgagccagctggTTCCTGCCCTGGAGCTGGATCACAGACACCGGCTCCTAGAGGGGAGAGGCCCCGTGTCCCgtgcccagccccctgagccagccggtccctgccctggggccggatcacAGACAGCGGCCCCTAAAGGGGAGAGGTCCCGTGTCCCgtgcccagccccctgagccagccggtccctgccctggggccggatcacAGACAGCGGCCCCTAAAGGGGAGAGGTCCCGTGTCCCgtgcccagccccctgagccagccggtccctgccctggggccaccGCGCCCTGGACCTGCCTCACCCCACCCAGGAGCAGGTACCGTTCTTGGTGAACTGGCGACACTCCTCTGGAGTCATCCCGGGCTTGTAGGCTGCATCCACGTAACCATAAATGTAGCTGCTGCCGGACCCGCCGATGGCAAAGGGGTGGCGGGTGAGCATCCCCCCCAGCGTCCCGTACACCTGCGGGAGCGAACGCACGCTGGGTGAGAGCCCAGGCCCGGCACGGGCCGGGGGTTGGGGCGTCGTGGACGGGGGGCGACTGACGCTGCCGTTCACTGACCGCGGTAAAGACCGGCCGTTCCCTCGACCCCCTGCCGGGTCTCAGGGTGGACGTCTCTCCTCACCACCCGGCATGGCACAGACCCACAGCCAGGCCTTGGGAGCCTCCCGGGGCCACGTGAgcatggatggggcaggaggttcTGGGTTCAGGTCCCCCCGGGGTGCTGGCCTGGCTCCCGGCAGCGGGTGACCTGCCCAGCCATGGCCAAGGGAGGGAACGAGGACACGTTAATGGGGTGTTTTTACCAAGGCTGGCCAGGGCGAGGGGCCACGGAGCCCTGCGGGGAAGCGACCGGGATGTACCCGGGGGCAGGTCTCCTCACCTGGCTGGCGGGTGAGATGCAGGAGCTCAGCCCCGCTGGGGGCGGTTAATGCTTCGCCCCCTTGGGCTCAGGGCCCCTTTGCACCCTGGGCGTAGCTTGCTCTGGCGCATTAACCGGTTTGGCTGGGACGCTGCAGGGAGACGGGGATGGGCCGAGGGGAGATGATCACGGTCCAGAGATCCCCCCGCAGCTGTCagcccccccctcacctgcccccctTTCCTCCGGTCCCATCCCGCCACCATGAGATGCGCCGACAGCTCCTCCTTGTACTTGTAGCTGACGCCCTTCACCAGGCTGGCGGCCGCCAGGACCAGCGGGGCCTCGTCCATgtccaggctggggagaggaacggGGGGGGTCAGTGATAACAGGAGGAGCCGCCCCTCACAAGGGGCCATGCGAGCTCCAGCCGGCACCCCCAGGGGACCCCCCCGGCCTCCCCGCCCTACCTGTGCAGCTCCAGTTGGTAGTGCACCATGTCCGCGATGGCTTGGGCGTCGGCGGCGGAGCCGGAGAGAGCGCAGTAAATCCGCTCGTGCAGCGGGGCCAGCTTATCGAAGACCCGGTTCACCACGGCCTCCCTGGGGGGGAGAGTCCGGAGCCCAGCGTGAAATCCAGAGCCCCGAGCGCAGAACCGGAGTCCGACCCGGGCGCCCAGACTCAGAATCCAGGACCTGCCCCGGTCCCAGACCCCCTGTGCTGGGGTGGGACACGCGCCCACCCCCTGCTCTAGTGTAAGGCGGGGAAAGGGTTAACGAcctgctgtgacgaagtgggactgttcttaatgtttcctctgaatagtgtgggggtgcctcagtttcccctaggcagttcttaagtatctaggtggtggggtaagggtgtatgatcattgcagtgccctagagggcatgtgtgtgcaggagtctggacacagagaatggccgacaccctgtttcctggccactgatggcctgggcccttccccccctgcaaggtgagagctgaagggttggagaacaaaggaatctggtgaccacctggcccgggaaagggacaaagcccagaggaggaggggctggagggggttttcagtttggggctggctgggacatggagtgaagtgcagacgtggttgtctggctcactgccccccaaaatggacccagctgaggggtcccgttctctgcacctgcaagctctgttttagaccatgttcctgtagtctaataaaccttctgttttactggctggctgagagtcacgtctgactgcgaagttggggtgcaggaccctctggcttccccaagaccccgcctggatggactcgctgtgggaagcgcacagaggggcagaggaggctgaatgctccgaggtcagacccaggaaggtggaagccgggtgagctgtgtgtcctgaagacaggctgctcccagaaaggcgactgccccagagtcctgactggcttcatggggagcagttccagagcatcacccagggactccgtgacatcgGGTCATGCTGGTGCCTGGCATAAGGTCCCTGTGGATGCAGCATGACCCCCAGCGAGTGGGGGGCTGATGTTCCCCTGGCCCAGAGACACACAGTCTCCCCAGGGCTCTAATGGAGCTCCCAAGGCTGGACCACCAGACAGGTCAGTGCGTGGGGGTCCCTGGGGGAGACCCGACCTCCCCAGCCACCTGCATGGATATTACAGATCCCCCAAGGCACTTTCCATAGGAGCAGGGGTTTGCCCCCACTGTCCTTGGCCAACGTTTCCACCGAGTGTCTGGCCGATGCACTCtcccccagagatggctgcatttccacGGGGCTGCGTGTGCTGTGCGTGGTCTGTGAGGCCCTTCGGGATGCAAGGCGCGCTAGCAACGGCAGGAGGGCTGCAACCCTGAGCTACTTCTGCTGCTCCAAGGGAGTCGGATTTTCCACTGCGGTCACTCCAAAAGGCCAGAGCCCAGCGCAGGCCCTGTTGTGCGGGACAACCACATCGGACCGCCAGCCCCTGCCCGGACGAGCTGACAGGCTAAAGGGCAGGACCCCAcaaggaggggctgaggggctgcagcagtgggtcacagtgttgccagctctcacaatTTTGTCACAAGTCTCGTGATATTTGGGGGTTTGGTGTAAaatcccagctgctggagtcctggGAGTAGGGGAGAATTTCAGCTTGGTTATTTTTTGTAAAGCACGTCTCACCCTGctgattgcaaagaaaagcttaaaaCCACAAACCCAAAAGACTCAGAAACCAaataagcccccccccccctccatttttgtaaatctcatgattctttagccaatctcatgatttttagggtGTGTAATTCATGATGTTTTAACATGTGGGGCTGGTTATAGCGCATATGAAGAGGTGACGTCTCAAGAGGGACCTGATGGAGAAGGTTGGCAGACTTGCTTGGGAAGCGTTGATAAAATACAATATTCTCCAACACACTGTGTAATtagcttgtggaactcactgccacaggacgTCACTGAGCCCAAGAACTAAGTAAAACTCACAAAGGGGTTGGCCATTTCTGTGGCTCACAGAATCTCCAGAGCTGGACTAGTTCATGCTGACAATGGGCAGGGATGTCAGACCTCACACCGCAGGGCCTGAG
This genomic interval from Caretta caretta isolate rCarCar2 chromosome 14, rCarCar1.hap1, whole genome shotgun sequence contains the following:
- the LOC142069002 gene encoding proteasome subunit beta type-9-like, translating into MQPSLGESASARHSVETLAKDKQGVGACPTPAQGVWDRGRSWILSLGARVGLRFCARGSGFHAGLRTLPPREAVVNRVFDKLAPLHERIYCALSGSAADAQAIADMVHYQLELHSLDMDEAPLVLAAASLVKGVSYKYKEELSAHLMVAGWDRRKGGQVYGTLGGMLTRHPFAIGGSGSSYIYGYVDAAYKPGMTPEECRQFTKNAIALAMSRDGSSGGVIYLVTITKSGAVEQVFLGDEIPKFYDE